Proteins co-encoded in one Polluticoccus soli genomic window:
- a CDS encoding DUF1697 domain-containing protein — MEQYVAFLRAINVSGHRLIKMEDLRRILGEMPGVANVRTYIQSGNVLLEAKEKDEAKLTAKIEKQLVKELGFEVEVFLRTKAELEEILSNNPFKKAALGKDLALYITFLTKAPDAEQRKTFESQSNEIDSFKIAGRDVYALVVKDGSKSLFSNMFVERKLKQLATGRNQTTLHKILAMFDK; from the coding sequence ATGGAACAGTATGTTGCTTTCTTAAGAGCTATCAATGTAAGCGGGCACAGGCTCATCAAGATGGAAGACCTGCGTCGGATACTGGGCGAGATGCCCGGGGTTGCCAACGTACGCACTTATATACAAAGCGGCAACGTGCTGCTGGAAGCCAAAGAGAAAGATGAAGCAAAGCTCACGGCTAAGATCGAGAAACAACTTGTCAAAGAACTTGGTTTCGAGGTGGAGGTGTTTTTGAGAACTAAGGCTGAGCTGGAAGAGATACTCAGCAATAACCCGTTCAAAAAAGCAGCGCTCGGCAAAGACCTCGCATTATATATTACCTTCCTTACCAAAGCTCCCGATGCGGAGCAGCGAAAGACGTTCGAGTCTCAGAGTAACGAGATAGATAGTTTTAAGATCGCCGGCCGCGATGTATATGCCCTTGTGGTGAAGGACGGATCGAAATCGCTGTTCAGCAATATGTTTGTAGAGCGCAAACTGAAACAGTTGGCCACGGGTCGCAACCAGACCACGCTCCATAAGATCCTCGCAATGTTTGATAAATAA